A single Harpia harpyja isolate bHarHar1 chromosome 6, bHarHar1 primary haplotype, whole genome shotgun sequence DNA region contains:
- the POLR2F gene encoding DNA-directed RNA polymerases I, II, and III subunit RPABC2, translating into MSDNEDNFDGDDFDDVEEDEGLEDLENAEEEGQENVEILPSGERQQANQKRITTPYMTKYERARVLGTRALQIAMCAPVMVELEGETDPLLIAMKELKARKIPIIIRRYLPDGSYEDWGVDELIITD; encoded by the exons ATGTCTGACAACGAGGACAA CTTTGACGGGGATGACTTCGATGATGTGGAGGAGGATGAAGGCCTGGAGGACCTGGAGAACGCGGAGGAG GAGGGACAGGAGAACGTGGAAATCCTTCCCTCGGGAGAGCGGCAGCAGGCGAACCAGAAGCGGATCACTACCCCCTACATGACCAAATACGAGCGAGCCAGAGTTCTGGGCACTCGCGCCCTCCAGATAGC GATGTGTGCCCCTGTGATGGTGGAGTTGGAAGGAGAGACAGACCCCTTGCTAATTGCCATGAAAGAACTCAA AGCACGCAAGATCCCCATAATCATCCGTCGTTACCTACCAGATGGGAGCTATGAAGACTGGGGTGTGGATGAGTTAATTATCACAGACTGA
- the MICALL1 gene encoding MICAL-like protein 1 isoform X1 → MSGPRVALQAWCRRQCEGYRGVEIRDLSSSFRDGLAFCAILHRHRPDLLDFDSLSKDDVYENNRLAFELAERELGIPALLDPNDMVSMKVPDCLSIMTYVSQYYNHFNNPSQARVPPPMKRPAAASSPPLLSHKKPVAAVESPPAPQDDAPSDPSERSQRTTLSSTCMACQQHVHLVQRYLAEGKLYHRQCFRCKECSSTLLPGSYKPGSEAGTFVCMQHRGKLAVSGKAERRPSPDRRSPELRTETGAGSVGEDAFPAGAEVGKDDRDSPESTAETHMPAEGLAGPAEKNSTPSKAETAMSPAHTGSGAPMSQTPPRPPLPSKPTMLTQDKASSLDGRLRDTRPTPAPRRATDLSALSPPTSHPVPRPRSTLQGEGSECGPGMMNGRVPEPSPPVPKPRGRPCSSDRAGAAARSKDPPWMALVQAEPKKKPAPPPPPGSSHETPSRTSEEEDGEEVGKSRSEESRSDAPEPKPYNPFEEEDEEEEESVATQKSTPEQEQSETAAKPLHPWYGITPTSSPKAKKRPAPRAPSASPLAHHPISRLSHSEPSSSTPSPALSLESINSESSAKVLGDTDEASVPKSSSEPTVHTPTATKTSSTDTPLASVSSSESPAAPASLSTNSSFSSSSELASFSGEVQPSTPHASRSVSTGSLKTSPSRLPPKPPAGASPTPILLASDGGAGSPKTPSSPKPQLKSSCKENPFNRKPSPAASPSAKKPPKGSKPVRPPAPGHGFPLIKRKVQTDQYIPEEDIYGEMDAIEHQLDQLEHRGVALEEKLRSAENDSPEDSLLVDWFKLIHEKHMLVRHESELIYIFKQQNLEQRQSDVEYELRCLLNKPEKDWTDEDRGREKVLMQELVTIIEQRNAIVNCLDEDRQREEEEDKMLEAMIKRKEFHKEMETESKKKGKFKPMKVLKLLGNKHDSKSKSPKEKS, encoded by the exons AGACTTTGACTCTCTCTCCAAGGATGACGTCTATGAGAATAACCGCTTG GCCTTTGAATTGGCAGAGCGGGAGCTGGGCATCCCAGCCCTGCTAGATCCCAATGACATGGTCTCCATGAAAGTCCCCGACTGCCTCAGCATCATGACTTACGTGTCTCAGTATTACAACCATTTCAACAACCCCAGCCAAG CCAGAGTCCCTCCACCTATGAAGCgcccagctgctgcctcctcgCCTCCTCTGCTGTCCCACAAGAAGCCCGTGGCTGCGGTCGAGAGTCCCCCAGCACCACAG GACGATGCCCCCTCGGACCCATCGGAGCGGTCCCAGCGCACCACGCTCAGCAGTACCTGCATGGCCTGCCAGCAGCACGTCCATCTGGTCCAGCGCTACCTGGCCGAGGGCAAGCTCTACCACCGCCAGTGCTTTAG GTGTAAGGAGTGCTCCAGCACGTTGCTCCCGGGGTCATACAAACCCGGGTCAGAGGCAGGGACTTTCGTCTGCATGCAGCATCGTGGTAAATTGGCCGTGAGTGGGAAGGCAGAGAGGAGGCCCAGCCCAGACCGACGGTCACCAGAGCTAAGAACTGAAACTGGGGCTGGCAGCGTGGGTGAGGATGCCTTCCCCGCAGGAGCAGAGGTGGGGAAGGATGACCGTGATTCCCCGGAGAGTACGGCAGAGACCCATATGCCTGCAGAGGGGCTAGCTGGCCCAGCAGAGAAGAACAGCACACCCAGCAAAGCAGAGACAGCGATGTCCCCTGCTCACACAGGCAGTGGGGCACCCATGTCCCAAACTCCCCCCAGACCTCCCCTTCCCAGCAAGCCCACAATGCTCACCCAGGACAAAGCCAGCTCGCTGGACGGACGGCTCAGAGACACACGGCCCACGCCTGCCCCAAGGAGGGCCACCGATCTGtcagccctctcccctccaacCTCTCACCCTGTCCCTCGGCCCAGGTCCACCCTCCAGGGCGAGGGCAGCGAGTGTGGACCTGGCATGATGAATG GTAGGGTACCTGAACCCAGCCCCCCTGTCCCAAAACCCCGAGGGAGACCCTGCTCCTCTGATCG tgctggagctgctgcaagATCCAAGGACCCACCGTGGATGGCCTTGGTGCAAGCGGAGCCCAAGAAGAAGccagctccccctcctcccccaggcagcagccatgaGACTCCGAGTAGGActtcagaggaggaggatggggaggaggtggggaaaagCAGGAGCGAGGAGAGCAGGTCTGATGCCCCAGAGCCCAAACCGTACAACCCCTTTGAGGAGGAagacgaggaggaagaggagagcgTTGCCACCCAAAAGAGCACGCCTGAGCAGGAGCAGAGCGAGACTGCTGCCAAGCCTCTCCACCCCTGGTACGGCATCACTCCCACCAGCAGCCCAAAGGCAAAGAAGCGGCCAGCTCCTCGAGCCCCCAGTGCTTCCCCACTAG CCCACCACCCCATCTCCAGGCTGTCACACTCCGAGCCATCATCCTCCACCCCATCTCCAGCCCTCAGCCTCGAGAGCATTAACTCTGAGAGTTCAGCCAAGGTGCTGGGTGACACCGATGAGGCCTCAGTGCCCAAAAGCTCCTCTGAGCCTACTGTCCACACACCAACGGCCACCAAGACCTCTAGCACTGACACACCGCTGGCCAGCGTCTCCTCCAGCGAAAGCcctgctgccccagccagcctctccaccaactcctccttctcctcctccagcgaGCTGGCCAGCTTCAGTGGGGAGGTGCAGCCCAGCACCCCGCATGCCAGCAGGAGCGTCTCCACCGGCAGCTTGAAGACAAGCCCTAGCCGGCTGCCCCCCAAACCTCCTGCTGGGGCTAGCCCTACACCCATTCTCTTGGCTTCAGATGGGGGTGCTGGGAGCCCTAAGACACCCTCCTCACCCAAGCCACAACTGAAG TCTTCCTGCAAAGAGAACCCCTTCAACCGAAAGCCATCGCCTGCTGCCTCTCCCTCCGCAAAGAAACCTCCCAAGGGCTCCAAGCCAGTGCGTCCTCCTGCACCGGGTCATGGCTTCCCACTGATCAAACGCAAG GTGCAGACAGATCAGTACATCCCGGAGGAAGACATCTATGGGGAGATGGATGCCATCGAGCACCAGCTGGACCAGCTGGAGCACCGTGGGGTGGCCTTGGAGGAAAAACTTCGCAGTGCTGAGAATG ACAGCCCTGAGGACAGCCTGCTGGTGGACTGGTTCAAACTCATCCATGAGAAGCACATGCTGGTGCGCCACGAATCGGAGCTCATCTACAT CTTCAAGCAGCAGAACCTGGAGCAGCGGCAGTCAGACGTGGAGTATGAACTGCGTTGCCTCCTCAACAAGCCAG AGAAGGACTGGACCGATGAGGACCgagggagggagaaggtgctGATGCAGGAGCTGGTGACCATCATTGAGCAGAGGAACGCCATTGTGAACTGCCTGGACGAGGACCGGCAGAG agaggaggaggaggataaaATGTTGGAAGCCATGATTAAAAGGAAAG AATTTCACAAGGAGATGGAGACCGAGAGCAAGAAGAAAGGCAAATTCAAGCCCATGAAGGTGCTTAAGCTGCTGGGCAACAAGCATGACTCCAAGAGCAAGTCGCCCAAGGAGAAAAGCTAG
- the SOX10 gene encoding transcription factor SOX-10: MADDQDLSEVEMSPVGSEDHHCLSPGPSMASDNSPHLTGSGNGEMGKVKKEQQDSEADDDKFPVCIREAVSQVLSGYDWTLVPMPVRVNGSNKSKPHVKRPMNAFMVWAQAARRKLADQYPHLHNAELSKTLGKLWRLLNESDKRPFIEEAERLRMQHKKDHPDYKYQPRRRKNGKATQGEGEGQVEGEAGGAAAIQAHYKNAHLDHRHPGEGSPMSDGHPEHSSGQSHGPPTPPTTPKTELQAGKADSKREGRSLGEGGKPHIDFGNVDIGEISHEVMSNMETFDVNEFDQYLPPNGHAGHPGHVGGYAAAAAAGYGLGSALAAASGHSAWISKQHGVSLSTASSSVVDSKAQVKTEGSAPGGHYTDQPSTSQIAYTSLSLPHYGSAFPSISRPQFDYPDHQPSGPYYSHSTQASGLYSAFSYMGPSQRPLYTAISDPAPSVPQSHSPTHWEQPVYTTLSRP; encoded by the exons ATGGCTGACGACCAAGACCTTTCGGAGGTGGAGATGAGCCCAGTGGGCTCTGAAGACCACCACTGCCTCTCGCCAGGACCCTCTATGGCATCGGACAACTCCCCGCACCTCACCGGCTCGGGGAATGGGGAGATGGGGAAGGTCAAGAAGGAACAGCAAGACTCGGAGGCCGACGACGACAAGTTCCCGGTGTGCATCCGTGAGGCCGTCAGCCAGGTGCTGAGTGGCTACGACTGGACCCTGGTACCCATGCCCGTCCGGGTCAATGGAAGTAACAAGAGCAAACCCCATGTCAAGCGGCCAATGAACGCCTTCATGGTCTGGGCACAGGCTGCCCGGAGGAAATTGGCTGACCAGTACCCCCACCTCCACAACGCCGAGCTCAGTAAGACCTTGGGGAAGCTCTGGAG GCTGTTGAACGAAAGCGACAAGCGGCCCTTTATCGAAGAGGCGGAGCGGCTGAGGATGCAGCACAAGAAGGACCATCCCGATTACAAGTACCAGCCCCGCCGGCGGAAAAACGGCAAGGCCACGCAGGGCGAGGGCGAAGGCCAGGTGGAGGGGGAGGCTGGCGGGGCTGCCGCCATCCAAGCCCACTACAAGAATGCCCACCTGGATCACAGGCATCCCGGCGAAGGGTCGCCCATGTCCGACGGTCATCCGGAACACTCCTCAG GTCAGAGCCACGGGCCCCCCACACCTCCTACCACCCCTAAGACCGAGCTGCAGGCAGGTAAAGCCGACTCCAAGCGAGAAGGGCGTTCcttgggggaagggggaaagccaCACATTGACTTTGGCAACGTGGACATCGGGGAGATCAGCCATGAAGTGATGTCCAACATGGAGACCTTTGACGTCAATGAATTTGACCAATACCTGCCGCCCAACGGACACGCCGGCCACCCAGGCCATGTTGGGGGCTATGCGGCAGCGGCAGCTGCCGGCTACGGCCTCGGGAGCGCCCTGGCTGCGGCCAGCGGACACTCTGCCTGGATCTCCAAGCAGCATGGAGTCTCCTTGTCCACCGCCAGCTCATCGGTGGTAGACTCCAAGGCCCAGGTGAAAACGGAGGGGTCCGCCCCTGGAGGTCATTACACCGACCAGCCCTCCACCTCCCAGATAGCGTACACGTCCCTGAGTCTGCCCCACTACGGTTCGGccttcccctccatctccaggCCACAGTTTGACTACCCGGACCACCAGCCCTCGGGACCCTACTACAGCCATTCCACCCAAGCCTCCGGCCTCTACTCTGCCTTCTCCTATATGGGACCTTCCCAACGTCCCCTTTACACTGCCATCTCTGACCCTGCACCCTCCGTGCCACAGTCCCATAGCCCCACACATTGGGAACAGCCCGTGTATACGACCCTCTCCAGACCGTAG
- the MICALL1 gene encoding MICAL-like protein 1 isoform X3 yields the protein MKRPAAASSPPLLSHKKPVAAVESPPAPQDDAPSDPSERSQRTTLSSTCMACQQHVHLVQRYLAEGKLYHRQCFRCKECSSTLLPGSYKPGSEAGTFVCMQHRGKLAVSGKAERRPSPDRRSPELRTETGAGSVGEDAFPAGAEVGKDDRDSPESTAETHMPAEGLAGPAEKNSTPSKAETAMSPAHTGSGAPMSQTPPRPPLPSKPTMLTQDKASSLDGRLRDTRPTPAPRRATDLSALSPPTSHPVPRPRSTLQGEGSECGPGMMNGRVPEPSPPVPKPRGRPCSSDRAGAAARSKDPPWMALVQAEPKKKPAPPPPPGSSHETPSRTSEEEDGEEVGKSRSEESRSDAPEPKPYNPFEEEDEEEEESVATQKSTPEQEQSETAAKPLHPWYGITPTSSPKAKKRPAPRAPSASPLAHHPISRLSHSEPSSSTPSPALSLESINSESSAKVLGDTDEASVPKSSSEPTVHTPTATKTSSTDTPLASVSSSESPAAPASLSTNSSFSSSSELASFSGEVQPSTPHASRSVSTGSLKTSPSRLPPKPPAGASPTPILLASDGGAGSPKTPSSPKPQLKSSCKENPFNRKPSPAASPSAKKPPKGSKPVRPPAPGHGFPLIKRKVQTDQYIPEEDIYGEMDAIEHQLDQLEHRGVALEEKLRSAENDSPEDSLLVDWFKLIHEKHMLVRHESELIYIFKQQNLEQRQSDVEYELRCLLNKPEKDWTDEDRGREKVLMQELVTIIEQRNAIVNCLDEDRQREEEEDKMLEAMIKRKEFHKEMETESKKKGKFKPMKVLKLLGNKHDSKSKSPKEKS from the exons ATGAAGCgcccagctgctgcctcctcgCCTCCTCTGCTGTCCCACAAGAAGCCCGTGGCTGCGGTCGAGAGTCCCCCAGCACCACAG GACGATGCCCCCTCGGACCCATCGGAGCGGTCCCAGCGCACCACGCTCAGCAGTACCTGCATGGCCTGCCAGCAGCACGTCCATCTGGTCCAGCGCTACCTGGCCGAGGGCAAGCTCTACCACCGCCAGTGCTTTAG GTGTAAGGAGTGCTCCAGCACGTTGCTCCCGGGGTCATACAAACCCGGGTCAGAGGCAGGGACTTTCGTCTGCATGCAGCATCGTGGTAAATTGGCCGTGAGTGGGAAGGCAGAGAGGAGGCCCAGCCCAGACCGACGGTCACCAGAGCTAAGAACTGAAACTGGGGCTGGCAGCGTGGGTGAGGATGCCTTCCCCGCAGGAGCAGAGGTGGGGAAGGATGACCGTGATTCCCCGGAGAGTACGGCAGAGACCCATATGCCTGCAGAGGGGCTAGCTGGCCCAGCAGAGAAGAACAGCACACCCAGCAAAGCAGAGACAGCGATGTCCCCTGCTCACACAGGCAGTGGGGCACCCATGTCCCAAACTCCCCCCAGACCTCCCCTTCCCAGCAAGCCCACAATGCTCACCCAGGACAAAGCCAGCTCGCTGGACGGACGGCTCAGAGACACACGGCCCACGCCTGCCCCAAGGAGGGCCACCGATCTGtcagccctctcccctccaacCTCTCACCCTGTCCCTCGGCCCAGGTCCACCCTCCAGGGCGAGGGCAGCGAGTGTGGACCTGGCATGATGAATG GTAGGGTACCTGAACCCAGCCCCCCTGTCCCAAAACCCCGAGGGAGACCCTGCTCCTCTGATCG tgctggagctgctgcaagATCCAAGGACCCACCGTGGATGGCCTTGGTGCAAGCGGAGCCCAAGAAGAAGccagctccccctcctcccccaggcagcagccatgaGACTCCGAGTAGGActtcagaggaggaggatggggaggaggtggggaaaagCAGGAGCGAGGAGAGCAGGTCTGATGCCCCAGAGCCCAAACCGTACAACCCCTTTGAGGAGGAagacgaggaggaagaggagagcgTTGCCACCCAAAAGAGCACGCCTGAGCAGGAGCAGAGCGAGACTGCTGCCAAGCCTCTCCACCCCTGGTACGGCATCACTCCCACCAGCAGCCCAAAGGCAAAGAAGCGGCCAGCTCCTCGAGCCCCCAGTGCTTCCCCACTAG CCCACCACCCCATCTCCAGGCTGTCACACTCCGAGCCATCATCCTCCACCCCATCTCCAGCCCTCAGCCTCGAGAGCATTAACTCTGAGAGTTCAGCCAAGGTGCTGGGTGACACCGATGAGGCCTCAGTGCCCAAAAGCTCCTCTGAGCCTACTGTCCACACACCAACGGCCACCAAGACCTCTAGCACTGACACACCGCTGGCCAGCGTCTCCTCCAGCGAAAGCcctgctgccccagccagcctctccaccaactcctccttctcctcctccagcgaGCTGGCCAGCTTCAGTGGGGAGGTGCAGCCCAGCACCCCGCATGCCAGCAGGAGCGTCTCCACCGGCAGCTTGAAGACAAGCCCTAGCCGGCTGCCCCCCAAACCTCCTGCTGGGGCTAGCCCTACACCCATTCTCTTGGCTTCAGATGGGGGTGCTGGGAGCCCTAAGACACCCTCCTCACCCAAGCCACAACTGAAG TCTTCCTGCAAAGAGAACCCCTTCAACCGAAAGCCATCGCCTGCTGCCTCTCCCTCCGCAAAGAAACCTCCCAAGGGCTCCAAGCCAGTGCGTCCTCCTGCACCGGGTCATGGCTTCCCACTGATCAAACGCAAG GTGCAGACAGATCAGTACATCCCGGAGGAAGACATCTATGGGGAGATGGATGCCATCGAGCACCAGCTGGACCAGCTGGAGCACCGTGGGGTGGCCTTGGAGGAAAAACTTCGCAGTGCTGAGAATG ACAGCCCTGAGGACAGCCTGCTGGTGGACTGGTTCAAACTCATCCATGAGAAGCACATGCTGGTGCGCCACGAATCGGAGCTCATCTACAT CTTCAAGCAGCAGAACCTGGAGCAGCGGCAGTCAGACGTGGAGTATGAACTGCGTTGCCTCCTCAACAAGCCAG AGAAGGACTGGACCGATGAGGACCgagggagggagaaggtgctGATGCAGGAGCTGGTGACCATCATTGAGCAGAGGAACGCCATTGTGAACTGCCTGGACGAGGACCGGCAGAG agaggaggaggaggataaaATGTTGGAAGCCATGATTAAAAGGAAAG AATTTCACAAGGAGATGGAGACCGAGAGCAAGAAGAAAGGCAAATTCAAGCCCATGAAGGTGCTTAAGCTGCTGGGCAACAAGCATGACTCCAAGAGCAAGTCGCCCAAGGAGAAAAGCTAG
- the MICALL1 gene encoding MICAL-like protein 1 isoform X2, which yields MVSMKVPDCLSIMTYVSQYYNHFNNPSQARVPPPMKRPAAASSPPLLSHKKPVAAVESPPAPQDDAPSDPSERSQRTTLSSTCMACQQHVHLVQRYLAEGKLYHRQCFRCKECSSTLLPGSYKPGSEAGTFVCMQHRGKLAVSGKAERRPSPDRRSPELRTETGAGSVGEDAFPAGAEVGKDDRDSPESTAETHMPAEGLAGPAEKNSTPSKAETAMSPAHTGSGAPMSQTPPRPPLPSKPTMLTQDKASSLDGRLRDTRPTPAPRRATDLSALSPPTSHPVPRPRSTLQGEGSECGPGMMNGRVPEPSPPVPKPRGRPCSSDRAGAAARSKDPPWMALVQAEPKKKPAPPPPPGSSHETPSRTSEEEDGEEVGKSRSEESRSDAPEPKPYNPFEEEDEEEEESVATQKSTPEQEQSETAAKPLHPWYGITPTSSPKAKKRPAPRAPSASPLAHHPISRLSHSEPSSSTPSPALSLESINSESSAKVLGDTDEASVPKSSSEPTVHTPTATKTSSTDTPLASVSSSESPAAPASLSTNSSFSSSSELASFSGEVQPSTPHASRSVSTGSLKTSPSRLPPKPPAGASPTPILLASDGGAGSPKTPSSPKPQLKSSCKENPFNRKPSPAASPSAKKPPKGSKPVRPPAPGHGFPLIKRKVQTDQYIPEEDIYGEMDAIEHQLDQLEHRGVALEEKLRSAENDSPEDSLLVDWFKLIHEKHMLVRHESELIYIFKQQNLEQRQSDVEYELRCLLNKPEKDWTDEDRGREKVLMQELVTIIEQRNAIVNCLDEDRQREEEEDKMLEAMIKRKEFHKEMETESKKKGKFKPMKVLKLLGNKHDSKSKSPKEKS from the exons ATGGTCTCCATGAAAGTCCCCGACTGCCTCAGCATCATGACTTACGTGTCTCAGTATTACAACCATTTCAACAACCCCAGCCAAG CCAGAGTCCCTCCACCTATGAAGCgcccagctgctgcctcctcgCCTCCTCTGCTGTCCCACAAGAAGCCCGTGGCTGCGGTCGAGAGTCCCCCAGCACCACAG GACGATGCCCCCTCGGACCCATCGGAGCGGTCCCAGCGCACCACGCTCAGCAGTACCTGCATGGCCTGCCAGCAGCACGTCCATCTGGTCCAGCGCTACCTGGCCGAGGGCAAGCTCTACCACCGCCAGTGCTTTAG GTGTAAGGAGTGCTCCAGCACGTTGCTCCCGGGGTCATACAAACCCGGGTCAGAGGCAGGGACTTTCGTCTGCATGCAGCATCGTGGTAAATTGGCCGTGAGTGGGAAGGCAGAGAGGAGGCCCAGCCCAGACCGACGGTCACCAGAGCTAAGAACTGAAACTGGGGCTGGCAGCGTGGGTGAGGATGCCTTCCCCGCAGGAGCAGAGGTGGGGAAGGATGACCGTGATTCCCCGGAGAGTACGGCAGAGACCCATATGCCTGCAGAGGGGCTAGCTGGCCCAGCAGAGAAGAACAGCACACCCAGCAAAGCAGAGACAGCGATGTCCCCTGCTCACACAGGCAGTGGGGCACCCATGTCCCAAACTCCCCCCAGACCTCCCCTTCCCAGCAAGCCCACAATGCTCACCCAGGACAAAGCCAGCTCGCTGGACGGACGGCTCAGAGACACACGGCCCACGCCTGCCCCAAGGAGGGCCACCGATCTGtcagccctctcccctccaacCTCTCACCCTGTCCCTCGGCCCAGGTCCACCCTCCAGGGCGAGGGCAGCGAGTGTGGACCTGGCATGATGAATG GTAGGGTACCTGAACCCAGCCCCCCTGTCCCAAAACCCCGAGGGAGACCCTGCTCCTCTGATCG tgctggagctgctgcaagATCCAAGGACCCACCGTGGATGGCCTTGGTGCAAGCGGAGCCCAAGAAGAAGccagctccccctcctcccccaggcagcagccatgaGACTCCGAGTAGGActtcagaggaggaggatggggaggaggtggggaaaagCAGGAGCGAGGAGAGCAGGTCTGATGCCCCAGAGCCCAAACCGTACAACCCCTTTGAGGAGGAagacgaggaggaagaggagagcgTTGCCACCCAAAAGAGCACGCCTGAGCAGGAGCAGAGCGAGACTGCTGCCAAGCCTCTCCACCCCTGGTACGGCATCACTCCCACCAGCAGCCCAAAGGCAAAGAAGCGGCCAGCTCCTCGAGCCCCCAGTGCTTCCCCACTAG CCCACCACCCCATCTCCAGGCTGTCACACTCCGAGCCATCATCCTCCACCCCATCTCCAGCCCTCAGCCTCGAGAGCATTAACTCTGAGAGTTCAGCCAAGGTGCTGGGTGACACCGATGAGGCCTCAGTGCCCAAAAGCTCCTCTGAGCCTACTGTCCACACACCAACGGCCACCAAGACCTCTAGCACTGACACACCGCTGGCCAGCGTCTCCTCCAGCGAAAGCcctgctgccccagccagcctctccaccaactcctccttctcctcctccagcgaGCTGGCCAGCTTCAGTGGGGAGGTGCAGCCCAGCACCCCGCATGCCAGCAGGAGCGTCTCCACCGGCAGCTTGAAGACAAGCCCTAGCCGGCTGCCCCCCAAACCTCCTGCTGGGGCTAGCCCTACACCCATTCTCTTGGCTTCAGATGGGGGTGCTGGGAGCCCTAAGACACCCTCCTCACCCAAGCCACAACTGAAG TCTTCCTGCAAAGAGAACCCCTTCAACCGAAAGCCATCGCCTGCTGCCTCTCCCTCCGCAAAGAAACCTCCCAAGGGCTCCAAGCCAGTGCGTCCTCCTGCACCGGGTCATGGCTTCCCACTGATCAAACGCAAG GTGCAGACAGATCAGTACATCCCGGAGGAAGACATCTATGGGGAGATGGATGCCATCGAGCACCAGCTGGACCAGCTGGAGCACCGTGGGGTGGCCTTGGAGGAAAAACTTCGCAGTGCTGAGAATG ACAGCCCTGAGGACAGCCTGCTGGTGGACTGGTTCAAACTCATCCATGAGAAGCACATGCTGGTGCGCCACGAATCGGAGCTCATCTACAT CTTCAAGCAGCAGAACCTGGAGCAGCGGCAGTCAGACGTGGAGTATGAACTGCGTTGCCTCCTCAACAAGCCAG AGAAGGACTGGACCGATGAGGACCgagggagggagaaggtgctGATGCAGGAGCTGGTGACCATCATTGAGCAGAGGAACGCCATTGTGAACTGCCTGGACGAGGACCGGCAGAG agaggaggaggaggataaaATGTTGGAAGCCATGATTAAAAGGAAAG AATTTCACAAGGAGATGGAGACCGAGAGCAAGAAGAAAGGCAAATTCAAGCCCATGAAGGTGCTTAAGCTGCTGGGCAACAAGCATGACTCCAAGAGCAAGTCGCCCAAGGAGAAAAGCTAG
- the C6H22orf23 gene encoding UPF0193 protein EVG1, translated as METSERRGVTSAPLTAAAVAGPGGGGGGGGPARYSPATRELLRAMMEESKLTPFQRRYLMESVKRGDTLPLQCHPTSSKEPAPAAPAFFPPVCQPRRLLAKPHLRPAEVCQAGDAYTREKFKPRARRDLEKEKQRLQNILATGKDVVEHKVKQTLGRTKEEEIPEPDRFEELVNEIQERREFLAEMEALGQGKKYQRIVLTEISQKMCEMEIIDKKRSEEMKEIMTKDFSGGNKSDPHD; from the exons ATGGAGACGTCGGAGCGCCGCGGCGTGACGTCAGCGCCCCTgacggcggcggcggtggcggggccggggggaggcggcggcggcggcgggccagCCCGGTACAGCCCGGCGACCCGGGAGCTGCTGAGAG CGATGATGGAGGAATCGAAGCTGACGCCTTTCCAGAGGCGATACCTGATGGAGAGCGTGAAAC GAGGAGACACCCTGCCCCTCCAGTGTCACCCCACATCCAGCAAAGAGCCAGCGCCTGCAGCGCCTGCTTTCTTCCCGCCAGTTTGTCAGCCGCGCAGGCTTTTGGCGAAACCGCATCTCCGACCTGCCGAGGTTTGCCAGGCAGGAGATGCCTACACCCGAGAGAAATTCAAGCCACGGGCGAGGC GAgatttggaaaaggagaagcaaagGCTCCAAAACATCTTAGCGACAGGGAAGGATGTGGTGGAGCACAAGGTGAAGCAGACCCTGGGTCGGACAAAGGAAGAGGAGATACCTGAGCCTGACCGGTTTGAAGAAT TGGTGAATGAAATTCAGGAGAGGAGGGAATTCCTGGCAGAGATGGAAGCTCTAGGACAGGGCAAGAAGTATCAAAGGATTGTCCTCACTGAAATCTCACAG AAAATGTGTGAGATGGAGATCATTGACAAGAAGAGAAGTGAGGAAATGAAAGAGATCATGACAAAAGACTTCTCTGGTGGGAACAAATCAGATCCCCACGACTAG